DNA from Mustela erminea isolate mMusErm1 chromosome 18, mMusErm1.Pri, whole genome shotgun sequence:
CTCATGCGCATGGAACTGAGAGGAGCCTTCTAGCCCACCCCTGGCTGGGCTGCAGATCTGAGCTGGAAAGGTGACTGAAGGCTAAGTTTTGGGGGTAGTTTGCTATACATAGCATTGGATAACACCAGAGCTTTGGGGATTTCAGGACCTACCAATTCAAGCCCTTGTAAAAGGAGGTCACAATCCCTACAAGGCAGAGAGGAGAGTCAGGGGTGACAGGAGAGTCAGACCCTGCTGTGTCCCTCAGGCACCGTAGGGGTATGACACTGGGTCCTTCTACCTAGACCAGGCCCTAGAAAGGAATTCCAGGTAAGTGTGGGGAGATCCAGAGCAGAAGGGACCAAGCCTTAGGGTTCCCAGCTGAGCGTGTGGTGAGAACCATACAGTAGATAGGTCTAGGTGGCCTGGGAGCCCGACAGTCAACTGGTACAGGCTTGAGGTCCCAGATGGGTATGGCAGGAGGCATCATATTTGGGCACCGAAAAGTAACCAGAAGGACTTCACTGCATCCCCTATGTGGGACAAGTGGCTAGACTTTGCAGGTTCCGGTGTCCACATACTCTCCTTGCTGGCTCCCCCTGCCTGGGGGTGCCACCTGCTGCCCAGAACCCACAAGCCTATTAAGAGAATCTTTGCTGTGGAGCCAGAGAGGACTGTGTTCAAATTCCACATTTCCTGTTTAGCTGTGTGGCCTTTTGTCTCTTGCCcactctgagcctctgcttccttctttgtaAATGGGAAGCACTGACAGAGGTGTTAGAGCAAATATTTCCTAAGGGGTCATTATTATGTCCAACACAGGATACAAATAcatgtctggggtgggggtggggaagacattttttcctttaaaaagctaAATCTTACCAAGTTTTTACTCTGCACCAGGCATTTTACATACACTGATGCACTTAACCCTCAAGTACCCCAGTGAGGTGGGTACTATTATCACTGTTtcatagatgggaaaactgaggcccacagagatGAAGCAGGTAACCACTAAGTGGCCTAGGCAAGATTCAAACACAGGCAGTCTGTCTCCAGAGTCGGTGGCTGTCTctcactgaggctcagagaagggagggcCCTGGCTCCAGAAGAATCAGAAAGGAGCACGTGGAAGCTTACAATGAGGGGTCTGGGATGGGAGGGGTCGTTGAGACCCAGAGAAGAGGTGATCCTCATCCTTGGCTGGGTGAGAGAAGCTGGTCTCTGCAGAGTCGTCTCTGGAAGGATTTTCTTATGACTGTGTGATGGTGACCTCCCTGTTAAGCAGGTGTGTGGGCAGAATCCAGCGCCCCCCACCACCATGTTAGAGGGCAGTTTAAAGGTGGGTGGGTGCTGGGTTCTGAAGGGCCTGAGTCGCCACAGGCCAATTGCTCATTATGCGGGCAAGGGGTCCCTGCCCATGCGTTCACACAGCATGGCCCAGGCACAACTGAAACGGGAGCCCCGGATGCCTGACCACAACCTTGCCCACTGGCCACCTTCTCACAACCTGCAGCTGCcttcctaccaccaccaccatcagtgCCCCCACTACGCTGTGTCAGAAAGGGGCAGGAGCCAAACTTACTATAGGCTTCAGGCATGCCGCATTTTCTGTTGCACGTGCTGCTGCTTAGGAAGGtggcccagcagggagcttgggGACAGCTCTAGAGTCCCAGCCATCAAACAGGCCCTGCCAGCCTAGCTTTGCCCAGCAACAACACAACGCACACTTCCCAATAGCAACTGGCAGGCCCTTCAGTTTGGAAACTGAGACCCTGACTACCGGTGTACAATCCCCTCCACTTAACATACATGACCTCGTTTAGTTCTCACAACTACCAAATGATGGGGTACTAAGGTTATGCCATTTTACATACCACTAGTCTGAGGTTCAGAAGGTAAGTCACGGCCCGGGGTCAGAGAGCCCATCCACCCGTCCAAGATTCAAACCTCTGTCAGTCTGGTGCTTTGGTAAGTTGGGGGTCGGGTGGTGGGTCGTGGTGAGCAGCCGTGGAGAGGATGCAGACACACACGTGGGCTGGGAGCAAAATGGCTAGGGAGGTgacgctgaaggcagatgctgaggcCAAATCACGAAACCAAAGACGCATCTCATTTTAGTGCGTGTCCGGGAAGGCTGTAGGGAGGTGAGCTGAGGCTCAAAAAAATCAACATGAAGGAGATGGGTGGAAAGAAACTGGCATTTCAGGAGAAAGAAACAGCTTGGGCGAAGGCCAGGAGGTGTGACAGAGTTCGTCTGAACAAGGCTGGCGCTCAGAGTTCGCGGGGAGGGTAGAGGGGGCGAGGCCCAAAAGGTCTCAAACAAAGGCTTGGAACGCCAAGCAAAACAGGGGAACTCAATCCCGGGAGCCACGGGAGGTTTTTGAGAAGAAACCCTGGCTGGGGACCCGGCCCTCGCGGAACCGCCACGCCATTGCCCACGCCGCGCACGCTGTCCGAGCGCTCGGCTTCAAAACTTTGGAATCGTCCCCGGTAATCAGCTATAGTTTTGCCTTCACCGTGAGTCTACTTGTCCCCTTGAGTTTCCTTCTGTCGTTTCGAAGAGGAGCCCCTATACCCATCTCTAACGCGAAGGAAAACCGACGCCAAATCCCTGCGCGCCCCGCGGCTGCGCACACGCCCACCGCCACCGGGACGTGACTCGTGGAACGTCCACTCCGGACGACGGGGGTAGGGGGGGCTGGGAGGTGCCCCCTGAGTCCCGCTTCTGCGGCCGTCGCCGTTTGGACTTAGAGCTGGGACCCAGTGCTCTCGGCCCAGCAGTTTGAAAAGTTTCTTCTGGTTTCATAAGTTTCCTAAGGAGTCTGAGGGCTTTTCTCCGTTGGCGTCTACATTCCGGCACTTACATAGCCACCCATTCACCCTTCAGGGGTCCTCGACGCCCTCCACGCAGCTAATTAAGTGACGGACGCAGTAGCCAAGGCGACCGCTTGATCGACAGGCATGCATGCAAACCAACTTCCGGAAGCTGCAGTCTGGGCCCGCCCGGCGCGTGGCCGGTGACCCAATGAAAGAACTGGAAACGCCAAAGGGGGCGGTGACGGGGCAGCCTAGGTTGTGGCGGTTCCCCGGTGGTTGCGCGTTGAGGGCTGAGGCGTTTTCGAGCATTTGGACGATGCCGTGACGCAGCATAGCGACAGCGTTGACAGCGTGAGCGCACCCCTGTGGAGGGAGCCATTCGGTCGCGGAGGTGGCGCGTCAAGAAGGCAGGTTGCTATTTGAGGGTGCTCCCTCGGAGCCCTtcagtgagtgggggaggggcggcggacGCCGAGCGGTCCCCGTCTGCGCTTGCGCCGGCGCCTCCGGTGACCCGGCCTACACAGACGCGCATGCCCGCTGCGCGTGGAGCCGCGGTGGCCGGCGGTACTGCGCGTGCGCGCAGAAGAGCCCGCTGAGGAGCGGCGCTGGCGGACGTCGGGCGGACGGCCCGTGACGTCGTGAGGAGCGCTTTAAAGTGCGGGCTGGGCCGGGCGTCTGAGGGTCTGGCTGGGAGTCGGGTCGGTCTTCCGCGGCTGCCCTCCGCGGCATGAGGCGCTGTCGGCGCCTTTGGTCTCTGGGACgtggagaaggtggaggaggaggaagccctGTTGCTGCCACCGCTGCATGACCCCCCGCCCCTGAGGCCCGACCCCGCGCCCGGTCCCTTGACGCCCCCCGCCGGCTCCCCCGGTCTCGCATGGGGGCTTGGCGCTGAGGAACACTTTTTCTCCCGGGGCGCCGGGGCGCGTTCTCCAAGAGCCATGCCCGGCCGCCCCTCCCGCCCCGGAGGACCCTAGAGCAACGTCGCGGGGGCCATGGCGGCCGCCAGCGGTTACACGGACCTGCGTGAGAAGCTCAAGTCCATGACGTCCCGGGACAACTATAAGGCGGGCAGCCGGGAGGcagcggccgccgccgccgccgcggtagccgccgctgccgctgccgccgccgccgccgagcctTACCCGGTGTCCGGGGCTAAGCGCAAGTACCAGGAGGACTCGGACCCCGAGCGCAGCGACTACGAGGAGCAGCAGctgcagaaagaggaggaggcgCGCAAGGTGAAGAGCGGCATTCGCCAGATGCGCCTCTTCAGCCAGGACGAGTGTGCCaagatcgaggcccgcatcgacGAGGTGGTGTCCCGCGCCGAGAAGGGCCTGTACAACGAGCACACGGTGGACCGGGCCCCGCTGCGCAACAAGTACTTCTTTGGCGAGGGCTACACGTACGGTGCCCAGCTACAGAAGCGCGGACCTGGCCAGGAGCGCCTCTATCCGCCGGGCGATGTGGACGAGATCCCGGAGTGGGTGCACCAGCTGGTGATCCAGAAGCTGGTGGAGCACCGCGTCATCCCCGAGGGCTTCGTCAACAGCGCCGTCATCAACGACTATCAGCCCGGCGGCTGCATCGTGTCTCACGTGGACCCCATCCACATCTTCGAGCGCCCCATCGTGTCCGTGTCCTTCTTTAGCGACTCGGCGCTCTGCTTCGGCTGCAAGTTCCAGTTCAAGCCTATCCGGGTGTCGGAACCGGTGCTTTCTCTGCCAGTGCGCAGGGGAAGCGTGACTGTGCTCAGGTAACCCacctgggaggagggggcggccCTGCATCCTGCTGCCATAGCTGCCCACCCTCAGCCGCGGGGCAGCAGCAGAGAGGAGCCCGCGCTTTACAGTTCTGACCCATTCTTcttgttttggggggaggagggtgtggaggGAAAAGGGGTCTGTGTTTAAAACACGTGTAGTAATAAAGTAGGGATCAGTCAGGATAACAGTCTAGAATTTTGTATCCCGAGGGCAGGTTTGTCATGATCACACAGGCTTGACCAAGAATTGATACAAAGGCATCTTTCTAGAAGGCTGAGATTTAAGGAGGCTGTTTCCGTGTGTGATTTTAGCAAGTCACTTTCCCTTTTTCTGGGTCTCTGTTTCCAGATCTGtgcttttctgaaaaataagtcGAACTCTTATCTGAAAGTCTCTCCAACTCTGCCGTTTTCatgtttgttaaaaaacaaaaacagaaaaacgaAGGACATGTGTGAGGATTTCTTAACAGAGAAAATGTGGAAGGAAGGTCCCTGAGAGTAATAGACACACATTCTCTCTTCCCAGCACAGGGAGTGACTTCGCTGGAATCAAATAGGTTAGTGGCTGGGGCAGAAATAGGGTGCAGCAGACTCTGAAAATTCAGCCCCTTTTGTCTGCCGAAGAGCCTGTTGGGCCTTTGTAAGAATGTGTTACCTGTTACCGGGGCCCTATGAAACCAAATAAAGCAGATCTCTTTACCTGGTATTTGGCTTTGTAGTTGCGTCAGCCGCAGAACTTAGGTTCTTGGCCTATTTTGGGTCTCAAATCCTGCTGAGAATTCACTCAGTACCCTGGCCCCCAAAAAGGTTGCCTGCTGGAACCCCTTTGTGGTTTATATAAAGTGGAATATTTGTTTGGAGGCTGCGTCCTTCCAGCCCTAGAACAAGTAACCTAGCACTGTATTTCAGTAATCCCCAAAACCTCTTAGGAGCTCTAGATTGCAGCTTCTCAGAGCCACTGCTTGACCACCGAATTCTAGTATAGGATCAGGACATGCTGAGTTTTTGTGATCTGCTTAACCTCTGAAGTCTGTGCCATGGGCCCTGGTCCTGGGGAGAAGCGGGTACCCTGGAGCCCTCTTAATATGAGGCAGGTCACCAGTCTCATTTAACAGCTGAGGCTGCTTCTGTATTTGAGGGTGGCAGCAGAGCCTTGTGATACCCCAGGGTCTCCTCACGGGGAAGTTTGGGAAGTCATTGGTAGCCAAAACAGTACTTTGCATCTGAAATGTAAGACAGCCACTTATCTGTCAGGTGCCCCTTTGTCATTTGGGCTTCCGAGCTTGTCCTTATATCTAAGTGGTGATCCCAGATTGATGTCTTAGTAGAACCCTTTAAGGTGGGATTTCCAGGGCAGACCCTCACAAGTGGCTTACTCTGTAAGGCAGTTTGGTGTCTGACTTCGTTGAAGGGCTCTTGATGCTAAAAGGACCTCACACAAAGGCCATTTAGTCTCTTAAGGGGATAGCAATTTTCCACATAGTCACAGGTCTTAAGGTTGTCATGAGCTGTAGCAGTGGTTGGACGTGTAATGGGTGATCATAAAAAACAGTTTGTGACTCTGAGGCTTTCCTGTTCCCcagcacgcgtgcacacacacattccgCTGTATTGAAGAGCAGAAGTTTCAAGTTCTTAAAATGCAGGTCTGCTAGTGATCAGCAACAGGATTGCATCATCAGgaaaattttcttcatcttttccttgGGATAGTGAAGTCCTAAAGCTTTCCCAGTCTCTTCCAGCTCCCTAATTCTGACTTGGCTGTAGAGTTAATGTGGGAGGCTCAGCCATATCCTAAAAAGTGCTGCCCCAGGCTTTGAATCCAGCTTGGCTGTCATTTGCTTTGGCACCTTGTGGGTGTTCTTTGAGCTGGCTTTCCCGTCTGTAAAGTGGGGGTAATGCCAACTTcaaaacctgttagaactaaACACGGTGATTGGGTGTTTATACAGAGCCTGGCACGGAGTGGGC
Protein-coding regions in this window:
- the ALKBH5 gene encoding RNA demethylase ALKBH5; amino-acid sequence: MAAASGYTDLREKLKSMTSRDNYKAGSREAAAAAAAAVAAAAAAAAAAEPYPVSGAKRKYQEDSDPERSDYEEQQLQKEEEARKVKSGIRQMRLFSQDECAKIEARIDEVVSRAEKGLYNEHTVDRAPLRNKYFFGEGYTYGAQLQKRGPGQERLYPPGDVDEIPEWVHQLVIQKLVEHRVIPEGFVNSAVINDYQPGGCIVSHVDPIHIFERPIVSVSFFSDSALCFGCKFQFKPIRVSEPVLSLPVRRGSVTVLSGYAADEITHCIRPQDIKERRAVIILRKTRLDAPRLETKSLSSSVLPPSYASDRLSGNNRDPALKPKRSHRKADPDAAHRPRILEMDKEENRRSVLLPTHRRRSSFSSENYWRKSYESGEDCSEAAGSPARKVKMRRH